Genomic DNA from Fimbriimonas ginsengisoli Gsoil 348:
TGGTTAAACGCATCGACGGCAATCTGTCGATAGAGCGGCAACTCGACGGATGGCATGGGCCAGTTTAATACGAATCATGTTAAGAGATGATGAGGTCGGCCCAGGATTAGTGCAGTTTTTTAAGATTATCTAACCCCTCCTGAAGCGTTTCAGCAAACTTAGAACGGTTAAGGGCGACCGGTTTGATCGCGACGCCTCCCCGGATCACGGAAGCCGGGTCAATACCGGCATCTCTCACAGGAATGCTCGCCTGGATCAACACCGCATCCCGCGTCCTCCGGAGCGCGCACCCGCATACCTTTGCCCCTGACCGAGGATCCACAATGTCGTTCGAAGAGCTTCCTGCGAAGCAGTCGATCCGCCGAGGATCTCCGTCGTCAGCCCCGATCGATTCCGCCAGCACCGCCGGAACGCCGCCCGCGTGCAAGGCGGCGATCAGAGGTTCGGTTCCGATGCGATAGCTGTCCCGCACCGAACGACGCAACGGAAACGCCAAACCGACGGTGAGGTCGTGCCCATGCAGCACCGCCGCCCCTCCGGTTGGACGCACGATCCACGGGATGCGAGACGGATCGACAAGGGTTCGCTCCGCCTCCTGCCCCCGCCCCAATGTCACCCAGACGGTGGACCAGGAGTAAATCCGCCCCCCCGCCTCGCCTTCGGCGGCGCGCGAAAGCAGCTCCAAATCCGCCGCCATGTTCGCCGGCCCGTCGCCGGGCGGGTCAAGCGAGAGTCTCATACCCGCCCCCTACGGCGAAGCCGTGTAGCCGCAGGTTGGCTCGTACCTGC
This window encodes:
- a CDS encoding lipoyl protein ligase domain-containing protein encodes the protein MRLSLDPPGDGPANMAADLELLSRAAEGEAGGRIYSWSTVWVTLGRGQEAERTLVDPSRIPWIVRPTGGAAVLHGHDLTVGLAFPLRRSVRDSYRIGTEPLIAALHAGGVPAVLAESIGADDGDPRRIDCFAGSSSNDIVDPRSGAKVCGCALRRTRDAVLIQASIPVRDAGIDPASVIRGGVAIKPVALNRSKFAETLQEGLDNLKKLH